In a single window of the Tigriopus californicus strain San Diego chromosome 2, Tcal_SD_v2.1, whole genome shotgun sequence genome:
- the LOC131893102 gene encoding zinc finger CCHC domain-containing protein 8 homolog, translating into MSTEEPNDPPIDPPIDPPSPLATVAGEGQSPALGSELESILLLRENPEALKTRIQTLLAQRDQLRAQLQDLEAQLAASVQSSFLIDTEPIEDDEVDPGGAVSEIVYESKMEWIKSGQDSASLGPRNTCFNCGGSHMIADCQERRDPRQIAKNRKEFLKNQPAGSGTSRYHLDEPQKFGHLTPGWPSAKLREALGLRADQLPGYIYRMRVLGYPPGWMKEAEIRHSGIALFVNQGHALSDLGAEDGEVVEAHEKVRYDLDRLVTWPGFNAPLTETVRDESHYYDAPPMSEKHSLAAMRAELSSKTQGGYIRGEMQDTTCRKRKQTTDAQPAPPGEADPIDEEPCPAKKSKVEVEETENENQTEADGVGQEMEPSQPMVTQPITDEASLISKGVEEGTPIVHTYSDYKSLPDQNKWAKDVTDHILFENLPDTTGKWDQMRKVIQRGRKVRSELKPDKS; encoded by the coding sequence ATGTCCACCGAGGAGCCCAACGATCCACCCATCGATCCGCCTATCGATCCGCCTAGTCCGCTAGCCACGGTGGCCGGTGAAGGGCAAAGCCCCGCCCTCGGATCTGAACTGGAATCCATCCTCCTTTTACGCGAAAATCCTGAGGCCTTAAAGACCCGCATTCAGACGCTCTTGGCCCAACGGGACCAACTTCGGGCCCAGCTCCAAGATCTCGAAGCCCAATTGGCCGCTTCCGTCCAGAGTTCGTTCCTGATTGACACAGAGCCCATCGAGGACGATGAGGTCGATCCCGGTGGCGCGGTTTCGGAAATCGTGTACGAATCCAAAATGGAGTGGATCAAGTCCGGCCAAGACTCGGCGTCTTTGGGACCGAGGAACACGTGCTTCAATTGCGGAGGCAGTCATATGATTGCCGATTGCCAGGAGCGTCGGGATCCGCGACAGATTGCCAAGAATCGCAAGGAGTTTCTGAAGAATCAGCCAGCGGGTAGCGGCACTTCCCGATATCATTTGGATGAACCTCAGAAATTTGGGCATTTGACGCCGGGTTGGCCGTCGGCTAAATTACGCGAAGCTTTGGGACTGCGGGCCGATCAATTGCCCGGATACATTTATCGCATGCGGGTCTTAGGCTATCCACCGGGTTGGATGAAGGAGGCCGAGATACGACACTCCGGGATCGCGCTCTTTGTCAATCAAGGCCACGCCTTGAGTGATTTGGGCGCCGAAGATGGCGAAGTGGTGGAAGCGCATGAGAAAGTGCGATATGATTTAGATCGCTTGGTGACGTGGCCCGGGTTTAATGCGCCCTTGACCGAGACGGTGCGAGATGAAAGCCACTATTATGACGCCCCGCCCATGTCGGAGAAGCACTCTTTGGCGGCCATGCGTGCGGAACTGTCCTCGAAAACACAAGGGGGCTATATTCGGGGTGAGATGCAGGACACCACTTGCCGAAAACGCAAACAAACCACGGATGCACAGCCCGCCCCTCCCGGAGAGGCAGACCCGATTGACGAGGAGCCGTGTCCAGCTAAGAAGAGCAAAGTGGAAGTGGAAGAAACAGAAAACGAAAACCAAACGGAAGCAGACGGAGTAGGCCAAGAAATGGAGCCCTCTCAGCCCATGGTGACACAGCCCATTACCGATGAGGCCTCTTTGATTAGCAAAGGTGTGGAAGAAGGCACACCTATTGTGCACACTTACTCGGACTACAAGAGCTTACCCGATCAAAACAAATGGGCAAAAGATGTGACCGATCACATCTTGTTTGAGAACCTTCCCGATACCACGGGCAAGTGGGATCAAATGCGGAAAGTCATTCAAAGAGGGCGAAAAGTGCGAAGCGAATTGAAGCCCGACAAATCCTAA
- the LOC131893094 gene encoding A-kinase anchor protein 17A-like: MSVIQICQDFKDTLDLFRHQSLYLKPISRMNISVQLPQLKKSGAKISNWEVMEKVKEMAKPFHFPVFKVVKSSLEFIRFEAEIENYGWMDQVLAKIDMKTIKLSGFQELLKVRAAESRPPFPTRQEWDSYFRENRAMNEMKAGERPDTVYIKNLPCQWFLNSQDKSGMAKDKPSEYVLKKVFATFGEIRAVDIPMLDPYREKMKSTISGIQIFTFGQDLVFDAYIQYKEYIGFVKAMNSLKGMKLLFKDRFEERAWVANIVVDFDRTKHLAESTIKRRALEREKLAQKERELEETERRKEELRELKRSDELRRMEKEEREEAERKAALKGVKEKRRMEREERRRQRKLEQKLHYNEEEVAEKIALEERKLLIAQRKLESIRLLDELLDRVKAMKHRENDVKNLEKDLLRTAAKEAKGTFAKAATILSTSFKDQDEKALRDKLVQRLKQKELNRMEHFGDRLRRTQGLVSNSDSSSDGLEDISDEENVEEMKSNEDSDDEKEDIDGDEELALTSTDEEEFEKKERLRRQRKKEKKKDRKRKEKEESKRRRKEIESHVKVAQNIADRDKRSRSREKRHSNSRDDESRHGSRRRQAHMDEEQTVSSYREIRAEERLRKRLEEKAAAKQAEQAKEELYDQMVNPHLYGEGRSGHRRLKPGEHYEDVQKKELEEQIRIRERLERDKRRQQQRQQQQQQSIQRRDPRHYDHQSLNRSRSRENHHGSRRYERESQSRNREYRAPRNEARSHDNPRYRTHDSREDYPSRTYPDARSESGHRRMRR, encoded by the exons ATGAGTGTGATCCAGATATGTCAGGATTTCAAGGATACCTTGGACTTGTTCCGCCATCAAAGCCTGTATTTGAAGCCCATTTCCCGCATGAACATCTCGGTGCAACTGCCGCAACTCAAGAAATCCGGGGCCAAGATCTCCAATTGGGAAGTCATGGAGAAGGTCAAGGAGATGGCCAAGCCTTTCCACTTTCCCGTGTTCAAG GTGGTCAAATCATCCTTGGAGTTCATTCGTTTTGAGGCCGAGATCGAGAATTACGGCTGGATGGATCAGGTCTTGGCCAAGATCGACatgaaaaccatcaaattgAGTGGCTTTCAGGAGCTGCTGAAAGTGCGGGCAGCCGAATCACGGCCTCCGTTTCCCACCCGACAAGAGTGGGACAGCTACTTCCGCGAGAATCGTGCCATGAACGAGATGAAAGCGGGTGAGAGGCCAGACACGGTCTACATCAAGAACTTGCCTTGTCAGTGGTTCCTCAACTCGCAAGACAAGTCCGGCATGGCCAAGGACAAACCCAGCGAATACGTGCTCAAGAAAGTGTTTGCCACTTTCGGCGAGATTCGGGCCGTGGATATCCCCATGCTGGATCCCTATCG GGAAAAGATGAAGTCGACCATTTCAGGGATTCaaattttcacttttggtCAGGATTTGGTGTTTGATGCCTACATTCAGTACAAAGAATATATCGGTTTTGTCAAGGCCATGAATTCTCTCAAAGGCATGAAGCTTTTATTTAAGGATCGCTTCGAAGAGAGAGCCTGGGTGGCCAATATTGTG GTAGATTTTGATCGCACCAAGCATTTGGCTGAATCCACAATCAAACGAAGAGCCTTAGAGCGCGAAAAACTGGCCCAAAAAGAGAGGGAATTAGAAGAAACCGAGAGGAGAAAAGAAGAATTGAGGGAATTGAAGCGATCAGACGAATT GCGCCGAATGGAGAAAGAGGAGCGTGAGGAAGCGGAACGCAAAGCAGCCTTGAAAGGTGTGAAAGAAAAGCGAAGAATGGAACGGGAAGAGCGACGACGACAACGCAAACTCGAACAAAAACTCCATTACAACGAGGAGGAGGTGGCTGAAAAGATTGCGTTGGAAGAGAGAAAACTCCTAATTGCCCAGAGAAAGCTGGAGAGCATCCGGCTTCTGGATGAGCTGCTCGACCGGGTCAAG GCCATGAAACATCGTGAAAACGATGTGAAGAATTTGGAGAAAGACTTGTTGAGGACGGCTGCCAAAGAAGCCAAGGGCACGTTTGCCAAAGCGGCCACCATTTTAAGTACATCCTTCAAGGATCAGGATGAGAAGGCACTCCGCGATAAACTTGTTCAACGTCTCAAGCAGAAGGAGCTCAATCGAATGGAGCATTTTGGGGATCGGCTCCGGCGAACACAGGGATTGGTTTCGAATTCGGATTCCTCATCAGATGGTTTGGAG GACATATCTGATGAAGAGAATGTGGAGGAGATGAAGTCAAATGAAGACTCAGACGATGAGAAAGAAGACATTGATGGTGATGAGGAATTGGCTCTCACTTCGACCGATGAAGAAGAGTTTGAGAAGAAGGAACGGCTCCGGAGgcaacgaaaaaaagaaaagaaaaaggataGGAAAcggaaagagaaggaagagtccaagagaagaagaaaggaaattgAATCGCATGTTAAGGTGGCCCAAAATATTGCCGACAGGGATAAGCGATCACGATCTCGGGAGAAAAGGCATTCCAATTCTAGAGACGACGAATCTCGTCATGGCAGTCGAAG acgTCAAGCTCATATGGATGAAGAGCAGACAGTCTCAAGCTATCGGGAAATTCGAGCTGAAGAACGCCTTCGAAAACGTCTGGAAGAGAAAGCGGCGGCCAAGCAAGCAGAGcaagccaaagaagaactTTACGACCAAATGGTCAATCCGCATCTTTATGGGGAGGGTCGTTCCGGCCATCGCCGCTTAAAACCGGGTGAACATTATGAAGATGTGCAAAAGAAAGAATTAGAAGAGCAAATTCGAATTCGAGAGCGTTTGGAACGCGATAAACGGCGACAGCAACAgcgacagcaacaacaacaacagtccATTCAGAGAAGAGATCCACGTCATTACGACCATCAAAGTTTGAATCGGTCTCGTTCTCGAGAAAATCACCACGGATCTCGTCGTTATGAGAGGGAAAGTCAGAGTCGAAACCGAGAGTATCGTGCTCCTCGGAATGAAGCACGATCTCACGATAACCCAAGATATCGCACTCATGATAGCCGGGAGGACTATCCATCACGAACATATCCCGATGCCAGGTCAGAGTCTGGCCATCGGCGAATGCGCCGATGA
- the LOC131893101 gene encoding transcriptional adapter 2B-like, whose product MSSTLPAKIEKEVGSGVSELYQRYICDYCQEDIAGLRIKCGDCADFDLCLPCFACGAQIGKHKNTHKYIFMNNGGFNLFAQPEDDVSNGSGGAGGGNGGRSKRSVGGGNGLSFSHHGLMVREEADGHLWNARECMRLLDAVEMYGYGNWKDIAGHIETKTADQCKEELIKHFIHGIVGKYTWKEELRGYAVDHTQAADRGPLSPTLTGKLPPINVSSQEALLLGYMPHRDDYEDFDKDTENLVAQIADKSVEDEDVDVALKLAQCDIYERRLREQVRRKRVARDYQLVSRFYRENPIVQIGGGSKFSPLKISNQVKAVKKGEGPKQEVLDAFKSLTQFLTAQEQVSLVNNLCLEKELKVRTSELIKYRIHGLRNVSDLIPFEKARFKRELKLKRVAKQKNPTIAGYPTKFLPTHGDYSLKAILNPLATQTTTQGGPTNGGGQSGASKKRPKKTLWSRKKMKTGRRLLLQQGCILTLASPARRDSSDVN is encoded by the coding sequence ATGTCCTCCACTCTGCCGGCTAAAATCGAGAAAGAGGTGGGTTCGGGCGTGTCCGAGCTCTACCAACGCTACATCTGCGACTACTGCCAAGAGGATATCGCCGGACTCCGCATCAAATGCGGGGACTGTGCCGACTTCGACCTGTGTCTACCGTGCTTTGCGTGCGGCGCCCAAATTGGGAAGCACAAAAACACGCACAAGTATATATTCATGAACAATGGGGGCTTTAATTTGTTTGCCCAGCCTGAGGATGACGTTTCGAATGGGAGTGGTGGGGCGGGGGGAGGGAATGGAGGGCGTTCCAAACGGAGTGTAGGTGGAGGTAATGGTCTTTCGTTCAGTCATCATGGGCTCATGGTTCGGGAGGAGGCCGATGGTCATCTTTGGAACGCACGGGAATGCATGCGTCTCTTGGATGCGGTGGAAATGTACGGCTACGGAAATTGGAAAGATATCGCGGGGCACATCGAGACCAAAACAGCCGATCAGTGCAAGGAAGAGCTCATCAAACACTTTATTCACGGCATCGTAGGCAAATACACTTGGAAAGAGGAGTTACGAGGATACGCCGTTGATCATACTCAAGCCGCAGATCGTGGTCCACTCTCGCCCACTTTGACGGGCAAGCTCCCGCCTATAAATGTGAGTAGCCAGGAAGCCTTACTTTTGGGTTACATGCCGCATCGGGATGACTACGAAGATTTTGACAAGGACACCGAGAACCTAGTGGCTCAAATCGCGGACAAATCTGTCGAGGACGAAGATGTGGATGTGGCtctaaaattggctcaatgtGACATTTATGAGCGCCGTTTGCGAGAACAAGTACGTCGCAAGCGAGTGGCTCGAGATTATCAGTTGGTGTCCAGATTTTATCGAGAGAACCCAATCGTGCAAATTGGGGGTGGCTCCAAGTTCTCGCCCCTAAAAATATCGAACCAAGTGAAGGCCGTCAAGAAAGGGGAAGGGCCGAAACAAGAGGTATTAGATGCCTTCAAGAGCCTGACCCAGTTCCTCACGGCACAAGAGCAGGTCTCGTTAGTAAATAACCTGTGCTTGGAGAAAGAGCTCAAAGTCAGAACTAGCGAGCTGATCAAGTATCGCATTCACGGCCTGCGAAATGTGTCGGATCTCATTCCCTTCGAAAAAGCCCGATTCAAGCGTGAACTGAAGTTGAAACGAGTTGCCAAGCAAAAGAACCCCACCATAGCCGGATATCCCACCAAATTTCTCCCAACCCATGGTGATTATTCATTAAAGGCCATTTTAAACCCTCTGGCCACCCAAACAACCACACAAGGAGGGCCGACAAACGGAGGCGGTCAAAGTGGAGCCTCAAAGAAACGTCCCAAGAAGACTTTGTGGTCtagaaagaagatgaagaccGGGCGAAGGCTCCTCCTTCAACAAGGATGTATTCTAACTCTGGCCAGTCCAGCACGTAGGGACAGCTCAGATGTCAATTAA
- the LOC131893091 gene encoding transferrin 2-like translates to MFYLLTSWILLSLRFSTSWSQSDFANIQRADNDLLWCCVSEEELIKCQEFSEAAERDNLISDITFGSYFRSIKCKQYQNKGECMRVLDINSKYNPNIMTLDAGEVFVGGRYHSLVPILREVYDENKDFHHSVALVKRNTLPNVNTMRDLKGVRACFGTVGSLAGWIIPIYRLMAGDFMDISDCNNHVKSAIDFFGKGCAVDSLLDRYNPLGDNSHNFCELCGSDTPGVRCTTRDPYADYTGALLCLKDKGEVAFVHERVLREELENQDDYELLCPTGDVDGSFVRRPVTSFKECAWGISPGQAVVVSSAMDMKERQGVQSFLNKAVDLYGPGLVPSSPSSDFGRGDPNNGMDASNSNNNGQSSSQSFSNFWNNPSNRDPGEWFGNRNPDRSSDGQNQSSQFGDQTRYGDKDRDPFRQGSRNVAGRQRRQLNRGDDNIFDNPTPRPSSLNNEVNYDQDEDEDAMGHKPFKLFESSPRYGMLRNLLFSDGAKGMKIIKPNDMSYKAFLGQSYGGSLNTPMTSIEGIRKCPVGDMRLCVTSEAELSKCVRMRTALNAQLLEPKMSCKRARTHIECMRQIHEGEADVVMLDAGDVYRGGWHYGLIPIMAEVYNLGTPHYYAVAVTKQRDNSSELIYLKRKNTCHTGVGQAAGWIIPMAWLIGNERIRDYGCDSVRAAAEYFSKACAPGAQSTFFTNRYESNYWQYSHLCDLCHGQAGHYCDRNHMEDYYGYTGAFRCLVEGGGNVAFVKHTTVTENCDGKRKAWWARNQLTTDYELLCRDGTRASARDYKKCFLGKVKANALVTSPRFGQVKVSAFINLFKYAQQFYGQKVHDEFSFSMFYSTPPYADLIFQDATQQLIVLPEKERDYTVYLDQEFLKAYSLVECRSRALTAQISSLLFVISLVLTFQYV, encoded by the coding sequence ATGTTTTACCTATTGACCTCCTGGATACTTCTAAGTTTACGCTTCAGTACAAGCTGGTCACAGAGCGATTTTGCCAACATCCAACGGGCCGACAATGACTTATTATGGTGCTGTGTTTCCGAGGAGGAACTCATCAAATGTCAGGAATTCTCCGAAGCCGCAGAACGAGACAATCTCATATCGGACATCACATTCGGCAGCTACTTCCGCAGCATTAAATGCAAGCAATATCAGAACAAAGGCGAATGTATGCGGGTGTTGGATATCAATTCTAAGTACAACCCAAACATCATGACATTGGATGCCGGAGAAGTCTTTGTTGGGGGCCGCTACCACAGTCTCGTTCCAATTCTGAGAGAGGTCTACGACGAAAACAAGGATTTCCATCATTCTGTGGCGCTCGTGAAACGGAACACCCTGCCTAATGTGAATACAATGAGAGATCTTAAGGGAGTTCGAGCTTGCTTTGGCACTGTGGGGAGTTTGGCTGGATGGATCATTCCCATCTATAGACTCATGGCTGGCgacttcatggatatttcAGACTGTAACAACCACGTCAAGTCCGCCATTGACTTTTTCGGCAAAGGTTGCGCCGTGGATTCCTTGTTGGACCGTTACAACCCATTGGGTGATAACTCCCACAACTTTTGTGAACTGTGCGGATCCGACACACCAGGAGTGCGATGCACCACCCGTGATCCCTACGCTGATTACACGGGGGCATTGTTGTGCTTGAAGGATAAGGGAGAGGTGGCATTTGTTCATGAGCGCGTCCTCCGGGAGGAGCTCGAGAATCAGGATGATTACGAGCTACTTTGTCCCACTGGCGACGTGGACGGCTCATTTGTTCGAAGACCGGTCACGTCGTTCAAAGAATGCGCGTGGGGAATATCACCCGGACAGGCAGTGGTGGTATCATCCGCTATGGACATGAAGGAGCGTCAAGGTGTACAAAGCTTCTTGAATAAGGCTGTTGATCTGTATGGGCCTGGACTGGTGCCATCTTCACCTTCATCTGACTTTGGTCGAGGAGATCCGAACAACGGCATGGACGCATCCAACAGTAACAATAATGGTCAGTCCAGCTCtcaatcattttccaatttctggaACAACCCAAGTAATCGAGATCCAGGagaatggtttggaaatagGAATCCAGACCGGAGTTCAGATGGGCAAAACCAATCCTCACAATTCGGGGATCAAACTCGATATGGAGACAAGGATAGGGACCCGTTCCGACAAGGGAGCCGAAACGTAGCGGGTCGGCAAAGGCGCCAACTTAACCGCGGTGACGACAACATTTTTGATAATCCAACACCAAGACCATCTTcgttaaacaatgaagtcaattACGATcaagacgaagatgaagatgcTATGGGACATAAACCGTTTAAGCTCTTCGAGAGCTCCCCAAGATACGGGATGCTCCGCAATCTCTTGTTCTCTGACGGTGCGAAAGGCATGAAGATCATCAAACCAAACGACATGTCCTACAAGGCTTTTCTAGGTCAATCTTACGGTGGTTCCCTAAATACGCCCATGACATCAATCGAAGGAATCCGAAAATGCCCCGTGGGGGACATGAGGCTCTGTGTTACCTCCGAAGCCGAATTATCCAAATGTGTTCGAATGCGAACGGCTCTCAATGCTCAACTGTTGGAGCCTAAGATGAGTTGCAAGCGAGCCAGAACCCACATTGAGTGCATGAGGCAAATTCATGAGGGTGAAGCGGACGTGGTCATGCTCGATGCTGGTGATGTCTATCGTGGAGGTTGGCATTACGGCTTGATACCCATTATGGCTGAAGTGTACAATTTGGGCACACCTCACTACTACGCCGTAGCCGTGACCAAGCAAAGAGACAACTCCTCCGAGTTGATTTACTTGAAGCGGAAAAACACGTGTCACACTGGAGTGGGACAGGCGGCCGGTTGGATCATCCCTATGGCTTGGTTGATCGGAAATGAACGAATTCGCGACTATGGATGCGACTCGGTTCGAGCCGCCGCCGAGTACTTCAGCAAAGCCTGCGCTCCAGGCGCGCAATCCACCTTCTTCACCAACCGCTATGAGTCGAACTATTGGCAATACAGTCATTTGTGTGACTTGTGTCACGGTCAAGCGGGTCATTATTGCGACCGAAATCACATGGAGGACTACTACGGTTACACTGGGGCCTTCCGCTGCCTtgttgaaggaggaggaaatgTGGCGTTTGTTAAGCACACCACTGTTACTGAAAATTGCGACGGGAAACGGAAAGCGTGGTGGGCGCGGAATCAGTTGACCACCGATTACGAGCTCTTATGCAGAGACGGAACACGAGCAAGCGCTCGGGATTACAAGAAATGTTTCTTAGGCAAAGTGAAGGCCAATGCTTTAGTGACCAGTCCAAGATTTGGCCAAGTGAAAGTGAGTGCCTTTATCAACCTCTTCAAATATGCCCAACAATTCTATGGTCAAAAGGTTCACGATGAGTTCTCATTTTCCATGTTCTACTCGACCCCGCCTTATGCGGATCTCATTTTTCAAGACGCTACCCAGCAACTTATCGTTCTGCCCGAGAAGGAGAGGGATTACACCGTGTACTTGGACCAGGAGTTCCTTAAGGCCTACTCCTTGGTGGAATGCCGATCTAGGGCTTTGACAGCTCAAATCAGTTCCCTGCTTTTCGTGATCTCTCTGGTCCTGACGTTTCAATACGTGTAA